A genomic window from Pseudocitrobacter corydidari includes:
- the dcp gene encoding peptidyl-dipeptidase Dcp, protein MLATNPFFAASTLPYQAPPFNLISDSDYRPAFNEAVKRKREEIGHIAQNPEPASFENTFIALEKSGELLTRVTSVFFAMAAAHTNDEIQRLDEQFSAELAELSNDIYLDDALFSRVEAVWQSRDELSLDAESRRLVEVIYQRFILAGATLGADEKAQLKALNTQSATLSSQFHQRLLAATKAGGLVIEEPILLDGLNAEELAAASAAAQDRGLHNSWLLPLLNTTQQPFLASLRDRQTRENLFKAAWSRTEKGDDNDTRELVLKLVDIRAKQAALLGFADYASWSMADQMAKTPDAALHFMREIAPAARARAERELADIQQIIDSEPAPFAAQAWDWLYYAEQVRREKYAIDEAQIKPYFALDRVLIDGVFWAASQLFGIRFVERFDIPVYHPDVRVWEIFAENGEGIALFYGDFFARDSKSGGAWMDNFVQQSTLLNTRPVIYNVCNYPKPATGNSALIAWDDVITLFHEFGHALHGLFASQRYATLSGTSTPRDFVEFPSQINEHWASHPQVFAHYARHHQTGEPMPEALRDSMFRAAKFNKGYDMTELLSAALLDMNWHTVTAQSIPQNVAQFEAQALQQENLHLAAVPPRYRSSYFAHIFGGGYAAGYYAYLWTQMLADDGYLWFEEQGGLSRENGECFRQAILSRGNSSDLEALYRDWRGHDPLIEPMLKNRGLSE, encoded by the coding sequence ATGTTGGCCACCAACCCATTCTTTGCCGCCAGTACGCTGCCGTATCAGGCCCCCCCATTTAATTTGATCAGTGACAGCGACTATCGTCCGGCATTTAACGAAGCCGTGAAACGTAAACGCGAAGAGATTGGCCACATCGCGCAAAACCCGGAACCAGCAAGCTTTGAGAATACGTTCATTGCGCTGGAGAAAAGCGGCGAGCTGCTGACCCGCGTGACCAGCGTTTTCTTTGCGATGGCTGCGGCACATACAAACGATGAAATCCAGCGTCTGGATGAGCAATTTTCGGCAGAGCTGGCAGAGCTTTCAAATGATATCTATCTTGATGATGCGCTGTTCAGCCGCGTAGAAGCGGTCTGGCAGTCACGTGATGAACTGTCTCTGGATGCGGAATCACGTCGTCTTGTAGAGGTAATCTATCAGCGCTTTATTCTGGCGGGCGCCACGCTGGGCGCGGATGAAAAAGCACAGTTAAAAGCGCTGAACACGCAGTCCGCCACGCTCAGTAGCCAGTTTCATCAGCGCCTGCTGGCGGCCACAAAAGCGGGTGGGCTGGTCATCGAAGAACCTATTCTGCTTGATGGTCTGAACGCAGAGGAGTTAGCCGCTGCTTCGGCCGCGGCACAGGATCGCGGGCTGCACAACAGCTGGCTGCTTCCCCTGTTGAATACGACTCAACAGCCGTTCCTGGCGTCTTTGCGCGACAGGCAAACGCGCGAAAATCTGTTTAAAGCCGCATGGTCACGTACGGAAAAGGGCGATGATAATGACACGCGCGAGCTGGTGTTGAAGTTGGTCGACATTCGCGCAAAACAGGCCGCCCTGTTAGGTTTTGCGGATTACGCCAGCTGGAGTATGGCCGATCAGATGGCGAAAACGCCGGACGCTGCGCTGCATTTTATGCGCGAAATCGCCCCCGCAGCCAGGGCGCGCGCCGAGCGAGAACTGGCGGATATTCAGCAGATTATTGATTCCGAGCCTGCGCCGTTTGCGGCGCAAGCCTGGGACTGGCTCTATTACGCTGAACAGGTCCGCCGCGAAAAATACGCGATTGATGAAGCGCAGATCAAACCCTATTTTGCACTCGATCGTGTACTGATTGATGGTGTGTTTTGGGCGGCCAGCCAGCTGTTTGGTATTCGCTTTGTCGAGCGCTTTGATATTCCGGTTTATCATCCCGATGTGCGCGTTTGGGAGATTTTCGCCGAAAATGGTGAAGGTATTGCGCTGTTTTACGGCGATTTCTTCGCGCGCGACAGTAAAAGCGGCGGGGCGTGGATGGATAACTTCGTTCAGCAATCAACGCTGCTCAATACGCGTCCGGTGATTTACAACGTTTGTAACTATCCCAAACCGGCCACCGGCAACAGTGCGCTGATCGCCTGGGATGACGTCATTACCCTGTTCCACGAATTTGGTCATGCGCTTCACGGTCTGTTTGCCAGCCAGCGCTACGCCACACTTTCCGGCACCAGTACGCCGCGAGATTTTGTCGAGTTCCCGTCGCAGATCAACGAACACTGGGCCAGCCATCCGCAGGTGTTTGCCCATTATGCTCGCCACCATCAAACCGGTGAGCCGATGCCGGAAGCCCTGCGCGACAGCATGTTCCGTGCCGCGAAGTTCAATAAAGGCTATGATATGACGGAACTGCTCAGCGCGGCGTTGCTGGATATGAACTGGCATACGGTGACCGCGCAGTCTATCCCGCAGAACGTGGCGCAATTTGAAGCGCAGGCCCTACAGCAGGAAAATCTGCATCTCGCCGCGGTTCCGCCACGTTACCGTAGCAGCTATTTTGCCCATATCTTTGGCGGAGGCTACGCAGCTGGCTATTACGCCTATTTATGGACACAAATGCTGGCCGATGACGGCTATCTTTGGTTTGAAGAGCAGGGCGGTTTAAGCCGCGAGAACGGTGAATGCTTCCGTCAGGCGATATTGTCGCGCGGCAACAGCAGCGATTTAGAAGCGCTGTACCGCGACTGGCGCGGGCATGATCCGCTTATTGAGCCGATGCTGAAGAATCGTGGGTTGAGTGAGTAG
- the ydfZ gene encoding putative selenium delivery protein YdfZ, producing MMTYDRNRNAITTGSRVMINGTGKTGTIKAIKADGMTPAQVRRSKTVEIDGCDGEFEPIELIRLGMH from the coding sequence ATGATGACTTACGATCGTAACCGCAATGCAATTACTACTGGCAGCCGTGTAATGATTAATGGTACCGGGAAAACCGGCACTATCAAGGCGATTAAAGCAGACGGTATGACACCTGCCCAGGTGCGCCGCAGCAAAACAGTTGAGATTGATGGTTGTGACGGAGAGTTCGAGCCGATTGAGCTTATTCGTCTCGGCATGCACTAA
- a CDS encoding mannitol dehydrogenase family protein, with protein MQNKLLAAKATLPTFDRSKLVPRIVHLGFGAFHRAHQAIYADILATEHGSDWGYTEVNLIGGEQQIADLKNQDNLYTVAEMSADAWTARVVGVVKEALHAQVDGLETVLAKMCEPQVAIVSLTITEKGYCHSPATGQLMLDHPFIAADIANPHQPKSAPGVIVEALARRKAAGLPAFSVMSCDNMPENGHVMRNVVTAYARAVDADLAAWIEQNVTFPSTMVDRIVPAVTADTLDKIEQLTGVRDPAGVACEPFRQWVIEDNFVAGRPEWEKAGAELVSDVIPFEEMKLRMLNGSHSFLAYLGYLAGYQHINECMGDENYRRAAHDLMLKEQAPTLKVQGVDLSRYADLLIERYTNPALRHRTWQIAMDGSQKLPQRMLDSVRWHLVHNSSFALLALGVAGWMRYVGGVDEQGDAIEVCDPLLSVIQATVAQSEEGEARVKALLGIEAIFGKELPHEAKFVEQVTKAYLSLLAKGAKATVAEFANA; from the coding sequence ATGCAAAATAAGCTATTAGCCGCTAAGGCAACTCTCCCGACCTTTGATCGCAGCAAACTCGTGCCGCGCATTGTCCATCTTGGCTTTGGTGCTTTTCACCGCGCCCATCAGGCTATCTATGCAGATATCCTTGCCACGGAGCACGGCAGTGATTGGGGTTACACCGAAGTTAACCTGATTGGCGGCGAGCAGCAGATTGCTGATCTGAAGAACCAGGACAATTTATACACCGTGGCAGAGATGTCTGCCGACGCGTGGACTGCGCGCGTAGTTGGCGTGGTCAAAGAAGCCCTGCACGCGCAGGTCGACGGTCTGGAAACCGTACTCGCGAAAATGTGCGAACCGCAGGTGGCGATTGTCTCTCTGACGATCACTGAAAAAGGCTACTGCCACTCTCCGGCGACCGGGCAATTGATGCTCGATCATCCTTTCATCGCTGCTGATATTGCAAACCCGCATCAGCCTAAATCTGCACCGGGGGTCATTGTTGAAGCACTGGCGCGTCGCAAAGCAGCGGGGCTACCAGCATTTAGCGTGATGTCTTGCGACAACATGCCGGAAAACGGCCACGTGATGCGCAATGTCGTTACCGCATATGCCCGCGCGGTGGATGCAGACCTGGCGGCGTGGATTGAACAAAACGTGACGTTCCCGTCTACGATGGTTGACCGTATCGTTCCGGCGGTCACTGCCGATACGCTGGATAAAATTGAACAACTGACCGGCGTGCGCGATCCGGCAGGCGTAGCTTGCGAACCGTTCCGTCAGTGGGTGATTGAAGATAACTTCGTTGCAGGCCGCCCTGAATGGGAAAAAGCAGGAGCGGAACTGGTTTCTGACGTTATTCCATTCGAAGAGATGAAACTGCGCATGCTTAATGGCAGCCACTCCTTCCTGGCGTATCTGGGTTATCTGGCGGGCTATCAGCATATCAATGAATGCATGGGTGATGAGAACTATCGCCGCGCGGCACACGACCTGATGCTGAAAGAGCAGGCCCCGACGCTGAAAGTTCAGGGCGTGGATCTCTCTCGCTATGCCGATCTGCTGATTGAGCGTTATACCAACCCGGCACTGCGTCACCGTACCTGGCAAATCGCGATGGACGGCAGCCAGAAGCTGCCGCAGCGTATGCTGGATTCCGTCCGCTGGCACCTGGTACATAACAGCAGCTTTGCGCTGCTGGCGCTAGGTGTCGCTGGCTGGATGCGCTACGTTGGCGGCGTGGACGAGCAGGGCGACGCTATCGAAGTGTGCGACCCGCTGCTGTCGGTGATTCAGGCGACCGTTGCGCAAAGCGAAGAGGGCGAAGCCCGCGTGAAAGCGCTGCTGGGTATTGAGGCTATTTTCGGTAAAGAACTGCCGCATGAAGCGAAATTCGTTGAGCAGGTGACGAAGGCGTATCTGTCTCTGCTGGCGAAAGGTGCGAAGGCGACGGTTGCGGAATTTGCCAACGCCTGA
- a CDS encoding GntR family transcriptional regulator, translated as MAAETQLNPTQPVNQQIYRILRRDIVHCLIPPGTPLSEKEVSMRFDVSRQPVREAFIKLAENGLIQIRPQRGSYVNKISLSQVRNGCFVRQAIECAVARRAATMITDKQLYQLEQNLHQQRIAIDRLQHNDFFQLDDEFHQLLSMIADCQLAWDTIENIKAAIDRVRYMSLDHVSSPDMLLAQHHDIFHALEKRDPDLVEKAMTQHLQEISESVQLIRQEKLDWFSEE; from the coding sequence ATGGCCGCCGAAACACAACTCAACCCAACACAGCCCGTCAACCAGCAAATTTATCGCATTTTACGCCGCGATATCGTGCATTGTTTGATCCCCCCAGGAACGCCGCTTTCTGAAAAAGAGGTGTCGATGCGCTTTGACGTTTCACGCCAGCCGGTTCGCGAAGCGTTTATTAAACTGGCGGAAAATGGCCTGATTCAGATTCGCCCTCAGCGCGGCAGCTATGTAAACAAAATATCGCTGTCGCAGGTGCGCAATGGGTGTTTTGTCCGTCAGGCAATTGAGTGTGCAGTGGCGCGTCGGGCGGCGACCATGATCACCGATAAACAGCTCTATCAGCTGGAACAAAACCTTCACCAGCAGCGTATTGCCATCGACCGGCTCCAGCATAATGATTTTTTCCAGCTTGATGATGAATTTCATCAGTTGCTGTCGATGATTGCCGACTGTCAGCTGGCATGGGATACCATCGAGAATATTAAAGCGGCGATCGACCGCGTGCGCTATATGAGCCTCGACCACGTTTCTTCCCCGGATATGCTGCTGGCGCAGCACCACGATATTTTCCATGCACTGGAAAAGCGCGATCCGGATTTAGTGGAAAAAGCGATGACGCAGCATTTGCAGGAAATCAGTGAATCTGTGCAGTTAATTCGACAGGAAAAACTCGACTGGTTTAGCGAGGAGTAA
- the eamA gene encoding O-acetylserine/cysteine exporter, with amino-acid sequence MTRKDGLLALLVVVAWGINFVVIKVGLHNMPPLLLAGLRFLLVAFPAIFFVARPKVPLHLLLGYGLTISFGQFAFLFCAIKFGMPAGLASLVLQAQAFFTIILGAFVFGERLQGKQVAGISLAVFGVLVLIEGSLNGQHVGLLGFMLTLAAALSWACGNIFNKRIMQHETRPAVMSLVVWSALIPIIPFMLSSLMFEGPSLMAQSLLAIDLTTILSLVYLAFVATIIGYGIWGTLLGRYETWRVAPLSLLVPVVGLASAALLLDETLSALQLLGAVLIMAGLFINVFGLRLPGMRAARG; translated from the coding sequence ATGACACGTAAAGATGGGCTACTGGCATTGCTGGTGGTGGTGGCGTGGGGCATCAACTTTGTGGTGATCAAAGTGGGCCTGCACAATATGCCACCGCTGTTGTTAGCGGGATTACGCTTCTTACTGGTGGCGTTTCCGGCCATCTTTTTTGTGGCAAGGCCGAAAGTTCCCCTTCACCTGCTGCTGGGTTACGGCCTGACCATCAGCTTTGGTCAGTTTGCCTTTCTGTTTTGTGCGATCAAATTTGGTATGCCTGCCGGGCTGGCCTCGCTGGTGCTGCAGGCGCAGGCGTTCTTTACCATCATTCTCGGTGCGTTTGTGTTTGGCGAACGGTTACAGGGCAAGCAGGTGGCCGGGATTTCTCTGGCGGTATTTGGCGTACTGGTGCTGATTGAGGGGAGCCTGAACGGCCAGCATGTCGGCTTATTAGGTTTTATGCTCACCCTGGCGGCGGCGCTAAGCTGGGCCTGTGGCAATATCTTTAATAAACGCATTATGCAGCATGAAACAAGACCGGCAGTGATGTCGCTGGTGGTGTGGAGTGCGCTGATCCCGATTATTCCGTTTATGCTCAGCTCGCTGATGTTTGAGGGCCCGTCACTGATGGCGCAAAGCCTGCTGGCTATCGATCTCACCACGATTTTGTCGCTGGTCTATCTGGCGTTTGTGGCGACGATAATCGGCTATGGCATTTGGGGAACATTACTCGGGCGCTATGAAACCTGGCGCGTGGCACCGTTGTCGTTGTTGGTTCCGGTGGTGGGGCTGGCAAGCGCAGCGTTATTGCTCGATGAAACCTTATCTGCATTACAGCTTTTGGGAGCGGTGCTGATTATGGCTGGCTTGTTTATTAATGTCTTCGGTTTGCGTCTACCCGGCATGCGGGCGGCGAGGGGGTAA
- the ydeE gene encoding efflux MFS transporter YdeE: MKPSLRRATGALLASSLLLTIGRGATLPFMTIYLTRKYAMTVDTIGYAMTIALTIGVIFSLGFGILADKFDKKRYMLLAIVAFIAGFIAIPLVNSVTLVVLFFALINCSYSVFATVLKAWFSDALSSTEKARIFSLNYTILNIGWTVGPPLGTLLVMYSINLPFLLAAVCAALPLMLIQRYVQRLLASESEQTPVAWDPSVLLRDKALLWFTLSGLLASFVGGSFASCLSQYVLAVADSTFAEKVIAVILPVNAAIVVSLQYAVGRRLSTTNLRPLMTLGTVCFVLGLVGFMYSDNNLIYWGLAAAVFTIGEVIYAPGEYMLIDNIAPPGMKASYFSAQALGWMGAAMNPMLTGQILTHMPPASLFLILIAAIVIAWALVLKGMNASGRRKALTAL, from the coding sequence ATGAAACCATCTTTACGGCGCGCCACCGGAGCGCTGCTGGCGTCGTCGCTCCTGTTGACCATCGGACGTGGCGCAACACTTCCTTTTATGACTATCTACCTCACGCGCAAATATGCGATGACGGTCGATACCATCGGCTATGCCATGACCATCGCGCTGACTATCGGCGTCATCTTTAGCCTTGGATTTGGCATTCTCGCGGATAAGTTCGATAAGAAACGCTATATGCTGCTGGCGATCGTTGCGTTTATCGCCGGGTTTATTGCTATTCCGCTGGTGAATAGCGTTACGCTGGTGGTGCTGTTCTTCGCACTGATTAACTGCTCTTATTCGGTGTTCGCTACCGTCCTGAAAGCCTGGTTCTCCGATGCCCTGTCATCAACAGAAAAGGCGCGGATCTTCTCCCTCAACTACACCATTCTCAATATCGGCTGGACGGTTGGCCCACCGCTCGGCACGCTTCTGGTGATGTACAGCATTAATCTGCCCTTCCTGCTGGCTGCCGTATGCGCAGCCTTGCCGCTGATGCTGATTCAGCGCTACGTACAACGACTACTCGCCAGTGAAAGCGAACAAACGCCGGTGGCGTGGGATCCGTCGGTATTATTGCGTGACAAAGCCTTATTATGGTTCACGCTATCGGGCCTGCTTGCCTCCTTCGTAGGCGGGTCGTTTGCCTCATGCCTCTCGCAATATGTGCTGGCGGTGGCCGACAGCACCTTCGCAGAGAAAGTGATCGCGGTGATCCTGCCGGTGAATGCCGCCATAGTCGTCTCACTCCAGTATGCGGTGGGCCGCCGACTCAGTACCACAAACCTGCGCCCGCTCATGACGCTGGGCACCGTTTGCTTTGTGCTGGGGCTGGTCGGGTTTATGTATTCCGACAACAATCTGATTTACTGGGGACTCGCCGCGGCGGTGTTTACGATTGGCGAGGTTATCTATGCACCCGGCGAATACATGTTGATTGATAACATCGCTCCGCCGGGCATGAAAGCCAGCTACTTCTCAGCACAGGCGCTGGGCTGGATGGGCGCGGCGATGAACCCCATGCTCACCGGGCAAATTCTCACGCACATGCCGCCCGCGTCGCTATTCCTGATTTTAATCGCCGCGATCGTCATTGCCTGGGCGTTGGTGCTGAAAGGCATGAACGCCAGCGGCAGGCGTAAAGCGCTCACCGCGCTGTAA
- the marB gene encoding multiple antibiotic resistance protein MarB yields the protein MKLFASAAFAIMALVSSQSYAEQTLTPTQHNARDTMIMPSANQQSPFDFNHMDAGSDKSDELGVPYYNQRGL from the coding sequence TGTTCGCCTCCGCTGCCTTCGCTATTATGGCGTTGGTTTCCAGCCAGAGTTATGCGGAGCAAACCCTGACACCAACGCAACACAACGCCCGAGACACCATGATTATGCCGTCGGCTAACCAACAGTCGCCGTTCGATTTTAATCATATGGATGCCGGTAGCGACAAATCAGACGAACTGGGTGTACCGTACTACAATCAGCGTGGCCTCTGA
- a CDS encoding rhodanese-like domain-containing protein produces MSYVSEFAVAPAKDAIRHFRQRLSMETDCADVHAAMRNQDVDFVLLHAVGSPEMFAARHIPGARHLPHREMTAERMAAWPQETLFVVYCAGPHCNGADQAALKLALLGRPVKVMIGGMTGWQDEGYEFAGTPQHAEIAR; encoded by the coding sequence ATGAGTTATGTAAGTGAATTTGCCGTAGCCCCAGCCAAAGACGCAATACGTCATTTTCGCCAGCGCTTAAGTATGGAAACAGACTGTGCCGATGTGCACGCCGCCATGCGTAATCAGGATGTAGACTTTGTGCTTCTGCATGCCGTTGGCAGCCCGGAAATGTTTGCCGCTCGACATATTCCCGGCGCGCGTCATTTACCTCATCGAGAGATGACGGCGGAGAGGATGGCAGCTTGGCCGCAGGAGACGTTGTTTGTGGTCTATTGCGCGGGCCCGCACTGCAACGGCGCTGACCAGGCGGCGCTGAAGCTGGCGTTACTGGGGCGTCCGGTGAAAGTGATGATAGGCGGAATGACCGGCTGGCAGGATGAAGGATATGAGTTTGCCGGTACACCTCAGCACGCGGAAATCGCGCGCTGA
- the ydfG gene encoding bifunctional NADP-dependent 3-hydroxy acid dehydrogenase/3-hydroxypropionate dehydrogenase YdfG gives MIILVTGATAGFGESITRRFVANGHKVIATGRRQERLQVLKEELGDSVLTLQLDVRNRAAIEEALSQLPAQWQAIDILVNNAGLALGMEPAHKASVEDWENMIDTNNKGLVYMTRAVLPGMVERNRGHIINIGSTAGSWPYAGGNVYGATKAFVRQFSLNLRTDLHGTAVRVTDIEPGLVGGTEFSNVRFKGDDAKAGKTYENTNALTPEDVTEAVWWVATLPKHVNINTVEMMPVSQTYAGLSVHRQN, from the coding sequence ATGATCATACTGGTTACCGGGGCAACGGCAGGTTTTGGTGAAAGCATTACGCGTCGTTTTGTCGCCAATGGGCACAAAGTGATTGCCACAGGACGCCGCCAGGAGCGCCTGCAGGTGTTAAAAGAGGAGCTCGGCGATAGCGTGTTAACGCTGCAACTGGACGTGCGCAACCGCGCCGCAATTGAAGAAGCGCTCAGCCAGTTGCCCGCGCAATGGCAGGCGATTGATATTCTGGTAAACAACGCCGGGCTGGCGCTGGGCATGGAACCGGCGCACAAAGCCAGCGTAGAAGACTGGGAAAACATGATCGACACCAACAACAAAGGCCTTGTGTACATGACCCGCGCCGTGTTGCCGGGAATGGTTGAACGCAATCGCGGTCATATTATCAATATTGGTTCCACCGCCGGAAGCTGGCCCTATGCAGGCGGCAACGTGTATGGCGCAACCAAGGCGTTCGTGCGTCAGTTCAGCCTGAATTTACGTACCGATCTGCACGGCACTGCCGTTCGCGTAACCGATATCGAACCGGGCCTGGTCGGCGGTACCGAGTTCTCCAATGTGCGTTTCAAAGGTGATGATGCGAAAGCAGGTAAAACCTATGAAAATACCAATGCACTGACGCCGGAAGATGTGACCGAAGCGGTTTGGTGGGTGGCGACACTGCCAAAACATGTCAACATCAACACCGTTGAAATGATGCCGGTTAGCCAGACTTACGCAGGCCTGAGCGTTCACCGTCAAAATTGA
- a CDS encoding universal stress protein, with the protein MYKKILMPVDVFEMDLSDKALRHAAWLAGEEGEITLVNVLPNSSRSLLRGFASDIKKFNAFMSNESEIKMKRLMKMLDIPASRLRTEVRFGNIRDEIIAMSKTEGYDAIVIGSRSPGGTTHLLGSNAESILRHAAIPTMVVRES; encoded by the coding sequence ATGTATAAAAAAATATTGATGCCTGTAGATGTTTTTGAAATGGATTTGAGTGACAAAGCATTGCGCCACGCGGCCTGGTTGGCGGGTGAAGAGGGGGAGATCACGTTGGTTAATGTACTGCCCAACAGCAGTCGTTCGTTATTACGCGGATTTGCCTCTGATATCAAAAAGTTTAATGCGTTTATGTCGAACGAGTCGGAAATTAAAATGAAGCGTCTGATGAAGATGCTGGATATTCCCGCCTCGCGGCTGCGTACCGAAGTACGGTTTGGCAATATTCGTGATGAGATTATCGCGATGAGCAAAACGGAAGGTTACGATGCCATTGTTATCGGCTCACGTAGCCCTGGCGGCACAACCCACTTACTGGGTTCCAATGCTGAGTCGATTCTGCGTCATGCCGCAATACCGACCATGGTCGTCAGAGAGTCCTGA
- the ftrA gene encoding transcriptional regulator FtrA, whose translation MTENSQNVTISGSPLVVVLAYDGLCTFEFGVAVEIFGLPRPEMGDSWYRFAVAAVDDGEMRALGGVRMMTDGGLERLKDADTIVVPGWRGVETPVPDALCDALRQAHARGCRIMSICSGVFVLAAAGLLDGKKATTHWRYTEKLQQRYPAISVVDDVLYLEQDNVMTSAGSAAGIDLCLHVVRLDFGLDAANIVARRLVVQPHRDGAQKQQIERPVARDRESLRLGSLFDYLHQNIAENHTVASLARRMDMSERTFLRRFQEATGKTPARWLLDERLRRAQHYLVTTRISMERVAEQAGFVNGKTLRRHFQQHLASSPLAWRKKFTVSGE comes from the coding sequence CTGACAGAAAACAGCCAGAATGTGACAATCTCTGGTTCTCCCCTGGTAGTCGTACTGGCTTACGATGGGCTCTGTACGTTTGAATTTGGCGTGGCGGTCGAAATTTTTGGCCTCCCGCGTCCGGAGATGGGTGACAGCTGGTATCGCTTCGCCGTCGCCGCCGTGGATGACGGCGAAATGCGCGCCCTCGGCGGCGTTCGTATGATGACGGATGGGGGGTTAGAACGCTTAAAGGACGCTGACACGATTGTGGTGCCGGGCTGGCGCGGCGTGGAAACCCCGGTTCCCGACGCGCTGTGCGACGCGTTGCGTCAGGCTCATGCCCGTGGTTGCCGAATTATGTCTATTTGCTCCGGCGTTTTTGTGCTGGCGGCGGCTGGCTTGCTGGACGGTAAAAAGGCCACAACCCACTGGCGCTATACTGAGAAACTCCAGCAGCGTTATCCCGCTATCAGTGTGGTTGATGATGTGCTGTATCTGGAACAGGATAACGTCATGACATCCGCAGGCAGCGCGGCGGGGATTGATCTCTGTTTGCACGTCGTGCGGCTCGATTTCGGCCTTGATGCGGCGAATATCGTTGCGCGTCGTTTAGTGGTCCAGCCTCATCGCGACGGCGCACAAAAACAGCAGATTGAGCGCCCGGTCGCGCGCGATCGCGAAAGCCTGCGGTTAGGCTCGCTGTTTGATTATCTGCACCAGAATATTGCTGAAAACCATACGGTGGCCTCGCTGGCGAGGCGCATGGATATGAGTGAACGTACGTTTTTACGCCGATTTCAGGAGGCAACAGGAAAAACACCGGCACGCTGGCTGTTAGACGAACGCCTTCGCCGGGCACAGCATTATCTGGTGACGACGCGCATCAGCATGGAACGCGTGGCTGAGCAAGCAGGGTTTGTAAATGGTAAGACTCTGCGTCGCCATTTTCAGCAGCATCTGGCAAGCAGCCCACTCGCCTGGCGGAAAAAATTCACGGTCAGCGGTGAATAA
- the nqrE gene encoding NADH:ubiquinone reductase (Na(+)-transporting) subunit E encodes MFESHLNIFIRAVFVENMALNFFLGMCTFLAISKKIDIAFRLGLTVTALLTVATPINNLIYTHLLRENALIEGVDLSFLDFITFIGVLAALVQILEMVLDRFLPALHHTLGAFLPLLTIHCAIFGATIFMVQREYTFGESITYGAGCGLGWMLALVALAGIREKLKYANMPKGLRGLGSVFITAGLMSLGFMSFSGISL; translated from the coding sequence GTGTTTGAATCTCATTTAAATATTTTTATCAGAGCAGTGTTTGTTGAAAACATGGCGCTCAATTTCTTTTTAGGGATGTGCACGTTTCTGGCGATTTCTAAAAAGATCGATATCGCCTTTCGGCTTGGTCTTACGGTTACAGCCCTGCTTACCGTAGCAACGCCCATCAACAATCTGATTTATACCCATCTGCTGAGGGAGAACGCGCTGATCGAGGGGGTGGATCTAAGTTTTCTCGATTTCATCACCTTTATTGGCGTACTGGCGGCACTGGTACAGATCCTGGAAATGGTGCTGGATCGCTTTCTGCCCGCCTTGCATCACACCCTGGGCGCATTCCTGCCGTTATTGACCATTCACTGTGCCATCTTTGGCGCGACCATTTTTATGGTGCAGCGTGAGTATACATTCGGCGAGTCCATCACTTACGGCGCCGGATGTGGCCTCGGCTGGATGCTGGCGCTGGTGGCGCTGGCGGGCATTCGTGAGAAGCTGAAATACGCCAATATGCCAAAAGGCCTGCGCGGGCTGGGCAGCGTGTTTATTACCGCCGGGCTGATGTCGCTGGGGTTTATGTCGTTTTCGGGGATATCGCTTTAG